The Trypanosoma brucei gambiense DAL972 chromosome 10, complete sequence genome has a segment encoding these proteins:
- a CDS encoding aldehyde dehydrogenase, putative: MRRTTRLLSRAVFDLNNAEAFRSGRVLNQPTSFINGCFVTSGAADVISVEDPCTNVTIGDIPNLGKDETLQAIAVAQKAFETWKDTVPRTRAVILHRWAQLIYHHRNSLGCLLSRESGKVVQEGVDECLYAARFLEWYAGEAERAYGDVVGSPRPDVSTTVLRRPVGVVGAITPWNFPSAMVTRVVGGALAAGCAVVLKPSELTPFSALALAQLAVEAGVPDGVFNIVTGNAAPIGDAVLDSFDVRKVSFTGSTRVGKYIYRRSASTMKKLGLELGGNAPFIVFSDAEVDRAVTGLMNAKFRAAGQACISANRVFVHSTVYGDFMTRLLERVNSIRVGNNFDPSSTMGALVSSSAVERVVSLVQDAVEKGAKVEAGGRRLSGPGYFFEPTVLSGVNHDTMRCCQEEIFGPIIPIITFDDDTEAIRLANATPAGLAAYVYTQDYRRQKQIMEQLSFGMIGINDSGLSSPCAPFGGVKESGLGRDGSKYGIDAFLDVKYVLESRV; the protein is encoded by the coding sequence ATGCGAAGGACGACTCGTCTACTGTCGAGGGCTGTTTTCGACTTGAACAACGCTGAAGCATTCCGTTCTGGGCGTGTCTTGAATCAACCAACCTCCTTCATCAACGGTTGTTTTGTGACTTCCGGTGCTGCGGACGTGATTTCAGTTGAGGATCCTTGCACTAATGTTACTATTGGCGATATTCCCAACTTAGGGAAGGATGAAACGCTGCAGGCAATTGCGGTGGCTCAGAAAGCCTTTGAAACATGGAAGGATACCGTGCCCCGCACACGTGCAGTCATACTTCATCGATGGGCGCAGTTAATATATCATCACAGAAATTCCCTCGGTTGTCTCCTCTCCCGAGAGTCGGGGAAAGTTGTGCAAGAAGGTGTTGACGAATGCCTGTACGCCGCACGGTTCCTTGAATGGTATGCGGGAGAGGCGGAACGCGCTTATGGGGATGTTGTGGGAAGTCCTCGCCCTGATGTTTCAACAACTGTGTTGCGGCGGCCTGTGGGTGTAGTGGGTGCCATCACTCCGTGGAACTTCCCGTCAGCAATGGTCACGCGAGTTGTGGGTGGGGCTCTTGCTGCAGGTTGTGCCGTTGTGTTGAAACCATCAGAACTAACTCCATTCAGTGCACTTGCACTCGCCCAGTTGGCAGTTGAAGCAGGCGTGCCCGACGGGGTGTTTAATATCGTTACTGGAAACGCGGCACCCATCGGTGATGCGGTTCTGGATAGTTTTGATGTGCGTAAGGTTTCTTTTACCGGGTCCACCAGAGTTGGTAAGTACATATACCGGCGCTCCGCAAGCACCATGAAGAAGTTAGGGTTGGAGCTTGGTGGAAACGCACCATTTATCGTGTTCAGTGACGCTGAGGTGGATCGCGCGGTCACTGGACTCATGAATGCGAAGTTTCGTGCTGCAGGACAGGCATGCATAAGCGCCAACCGTGTTTTCGTGCACTCCACGGTTTACGGTGACTTCATGACGAGGTTGCTGGAGAGGGTGAACTCAATCCGTGTGGGGAATAACTTTGACCCGTCTTCAACGATGGGCGCACTTGTCAGCAGTTCCGCAGTCGAGCGTGTGGTGTCGCTGGTGCAAGATGCGGTGGAAAAGGGAGCCAAGGTGGAAGCAGGAGGTCGGCGCTTATCAGGTCCTGGGTACTTTTTCGAACCCACAGTACTTTCCGGTGTAAACCACGATACGATGCGCTGCTGTCAGGAGGAGATATTTGGTCCTATTATACCCATAATTACGTTTGATGACGATACGGAGGCTATACGTTTGGCCAACGCGACTCCTGCAGGTCTGGCAGCTTATGTGTACACGCAGGATTACCGTAGGCAGAAGCAAATAATGGAGCAACTGAGTTTTGGTATGATTGGGATTAATGACAGTGGTTTATCATCACCCTGTGCTCCATTCGGCGGTGTCAAAGAAAGTGGGTTGGGTCGGGATGGCTCAAAGTACGGCATTGACGCGTTTCTCGACGTTAAATATGTTCTGGAGTCACGTGTGTAG